From Epinephelus fuscoguttatus linkage group LG17, E.fuscoguttatus.final_Chr_v1:
atttcattatgTTCCAACTCACTGCTGTTTTCTAGCAGTGCCACGACTTCAGATGCCAAATACTGCATTAGCATTGTGGCTCTTTCCGTAACAATTCTGTCATGTCTTAATAAAGCTATAAACATGAATTATGAAACTGACTGTACAAAAATTTTAACTAACTTCAGGATGATTTAATCGTGTGATCAGTCCTCTTGACAAAAGTAATATGACATCACAGACTTCAATGCATTaacattttgttatgtaaatgCCACTATAACAGAGTCCTTAAAGTCTTTCCTGTCTCGTGCTCCACTTTGCACACCAGTTGACCCTGTTCTGCATCTCCATGGTGATACAGGGGGTCAGTGTGTGCCAGAACAACCACAGCAGTAACTACCAGATACAGTCAGACTTTAAACACTGTGGCTGACTGGAACTGATACGCTGCTACACCATCTTTCTCACCTCTCTTCCCCTTCATCTCAACCCTCTtcatctcctctgctgtcctcaCCAAAGGGAAATTCTAATCAAATCATCTATGAGCTTCAGCGGACATAGATGGTCATACTGGTAGATATTTCCCAGgaatttcttttgtttgtaagccataagattttttttttttagatgcttAAATTGGAGAAAAGGATTGCACAGAAATAGAGGTGTCTAAAGAATTTCTATTCCCTGTTATTAGCACACCATATAGCAAGTATGCTGGTTAGAATCTGAAAACAACCATGTGGCTGGGCATGGTTTGTTTGGTGGCTGTCCCTCAAGTCTTCTTTACATGCACAATTTTCTGACTCATTTTTTTGCCCTGTCTTCTCTTTCTGCAGGAGTTTCTGTGACATCAAGTAATACGGGGGTACCAGATATTTCAGGGTCTGTTTACACAAAGACGCAGGTAATTACAGATCATTAATATTTCAAGCCCTTCCTTACAGGAAGGGACTTTTCCCCCTCCATGCCATTTGAATTAAGCAAAAATGTCACATCTGTTCTTTGTCTCATTTCCTCCTGCAGTCGTTCGAGAAGCAGGGTTTCCATGCTGGCACGCCAGCAGCTTCGTTCAGCCTGCCCTCGGCTCTGGGGAGCGGGGGACCCATCAACCCCCCGGCTGCCGCTGGCTACGCCCCGGCCCCCTTCATGCACATCCTGGCACCGCACCAACAACCCCACTCTCAGATTCTGCACCACCACCTGCAGCAGGATGGACAGGTAGCGTACatggttttgttgttgggtTTGTCTCCATCTGTTGGAGTTGGTCAGGTTTCACACCTGCAGTTCAGTTCAGGTGGTATGAccaagacaaaaaaagatacAAGACTGCAACTGAACATCTGTCAAGAAAAATAACCAACgagtaaaaaaaacaggacaaaaaaaaagagtcgTTGTGTACATCTATTATTACAAGGGGGGAACGTTTCAGTTTAAGCACTATgcttcactttgtttttaatgaggaaGTGCCAAAATAGACAGTAGGACACAACCTTAGTGCCAGTGTTGTCCACGTTCACACTTGACAAAAGTTCGCCCAAAGTTCAGTTAACACAGATTAAAATGAACTAGTTCACGTTTATAGTTTGCGACTTGAATTTTGAACCATGTTCACAGTAGTAGTTCACCAGTAACATTGATGGAAGCTGTGTTTCCTGAATTGCCAATTGCACAGCTGGTGTCAGGTTGAGGTCTGTTCCCCTGTCGAATAGTGTTTCCCTCCTGATAAAATGTGTAGCATTAGGTAAAGGAAAAGGTTTGGTTGGTTCAGATTTACATTGAGGGAAACACATATCAACGGGGAAACAGTCTTTGAAAAAACATGGGGTGTCAAAGCATTATGATGATATTCTCGAAGGTTTCAAATGTATTGCCCAGCAAGCCTCgtatttcattatttatcatttatttaacaaTAAAGACAAAACACTGACCAAACATTGAAGAAtgataaacattaaaatacagaTTAACATTGTTGCATAGGAAGAATTAATACAAAAGATATAATGTACACTGAAGCTAATTTATAGCCTCTGTCCCTTGTTAGGCTTTTAGATTTTAAGTTATAAACTATAATGATGGATAAAACTGGTTCTGGATTAAAACTAGGGCTttatggggcgtcggtggcttagtggtagagcaggcaccccgtgtacaaggctgttgctgcagcggcccaggttcgactccagcctgtggccttttgctgcatgtcaattcctctctctctctctcccctttcacgcttgtctgtcctaccAATTAAAAgccaaaatgcccccaaaaaatatcttccaaaaaaaaaaaaaaaaaaaaaaactagtgcTTTATTCAACTCAGAACTACACCAGTGGAATCAGGTTTGGCTGTTCAATACTAATATTCAACTATTTGCTCCCTTTTTTCCCATATAGTTTGAGAATTTGAACGGGGTTCACTAGGACATTTAGTGTGGCAGTGACACTGCAGTAATATAGTAAAtaagctaactgtgctaacaacGGATTGGACATGTGCAACAAAATTTTTTTGCTAACATGAGATATCAAACAAATGCCAGAGActgtattaagttgctgtgagctgtaaattcaacacttttaagcagaaggcagaagataacatGATGTAAGAGTCTTACGATGTTgaatctctcctcctctgtgcagcTGCCTTTGTGGTCTGCAGCAGCCTTTACTGAAAAGCAGCATGAAAGTAGCAAAATCTAAGTACGCTGactggcaaaaaaacaaaaagtggcTGCTCAATTTCAAGCAATTCCAGTCAACTGAGGGGTCTCAGACTGAAGACTCAAATCTCCAAGTTTCAAGGGAGCAGCCCTCATAAAAACAGATGCATTAAAAGGCTTTGtgcatgtatctgtgtgtgtgtgtgtgtgtgtgtggtacatGAGTGTGTAGGCATCGACAAACAAGTGTAAGCACTTGTTGATCCATTCAAACTCATGCAATCCCAGTGGAAAGTGTCCTTGGCAGATGAATCATAAAGTGTATATGGGTTTGTCATGTCACTAAGCTACACTGTATGTGAGTAAACACATGGCATGAATAGACAGCTCACAGATACACTCTGTCCTCTCTGCACAGAGCGGCACCGGACAGCGCAGCCAGAACGCCTCCATTCAGCAGAAGTCTCAGATCAACAAGTCGGCATACAACAGCTACAACTGGGGGGCAAACTAACATCCACTGTCgggcccccccccccacacacacacacacacactgttgacaGAAGCAAGAAGGGGGCTCATCACTCCTTCCGAAAACAGTCTCCACATATAaactccctcttcctcctgcagAGATTCCCTCCCCAGTCTCTTGGCCCAGCACTCCTGCAGCTCTGACCGCAGTCAGAGGAGGTGCTGTGCCGAGAGAACGAGCACTGTATGGATGCATGGAAGGGTGGGAGGGACAGGAGGGGCTTagaagagagggagatgggAGCTTAATGGTTATAGAAATAACACCATCAAGAGGTGAAATATTGAGTGTTGGGATTTGTTAATGTTTATCCTCCAGCCCCTCCCCTTTTTTCTTTGACTTGTATGTAACATAGAACTGTTTTCTAAAAGAATGAACGTTTCCTgtatggtctttttttttttttttttttttttttggtcttcccctccctctttttttcttgcagATGGGGAGAAATGAAGTAATATCTGAAGGTGGGGGGACAGgctggttttgtatttctcacCCTCAACTCCCCACTCCTTAATTTTGATGGAAACTCTTCTTTCCCCCACACAAAGTACCCAAACACAATTTGCTTAATTGCcgttaaatgtttgtttttttaatgtaattttaagtTTGAAGAAACAATTCTCTAAATTGGTAGAGTTGTGAAGtttattttttaccaaatatagatatattatatataaagaCATATAAGCGAGCTCACTGGCTTGGACTGTGAGGAAAGTGTGTTTGTCATGTGACTGCGTGCATGTTTGTACACACGGAGGCCGTGGTTGTGTactgtgctttgtttttttgcctaGCACAGAATTTTTTCATTATCCAACACTTGTACAGTAACTGTTCCCATGACTTATAAATATGTTGCATAAAGGCCCCACCTATTCTGCAAGAGATGTTGGATGATTTCCAAGGCCAATACACACCCAGTCTGCCTtccagtgtgttttattttgtttgtttctgaggcccccccacctcctccctgCTTCACCACCTGTCCCCCATTGTAAGGAAATCTGCAGCATTGAATACTGATGGACAGAATTGTACTATGGgttttttgtcagtgatttattttttctttttgtactgtgcgttttaaaaacaatttaaatggATAAACTTGTCTtgtacatatataaaaaaaaaacacaagtactGTAGTTCCTGTTTGTTCGATGGCTTTCTCCCTTTCCTTCTCGAATCCTTGCAGACTTGTTAGCTTTttgtttcatatattttttttattttgtaaaaatatataaatattaagtaaataaacaagaaaaagacattttcatcattttggatgtGAATGTCTTTTAAGAAACTATATTTGTTTCTCATGTGGCTTGTAAATGCAGCAGCATCTCGTCTTCCGACAGTTCAACAGTGACGCTCAGTGTTTGTGTCGCTGAAGGCTGGCCTTAATTCATCTGACAgttaaaaacatcaaagtcGCTGATACTTGATATCAGGGGAACAATGAATTGACTAACAGTGTAAGAAGCTTGTGCTTGGCACGACTGAAACCATCTGAGTCAGAGGCTGAAGGGTTGGTGTCTCTTTTAAGCCGGAGTTATCTAACAGACTCCAGGGGATCAGTAGTGCCAAATTAAACTCCAAACACAGCACATCTCCAGGCATTTGCTTTGTTTCATCTTTGTTGTTTACAAGATTTAAATGCACTTTTGCATCTAAACAACCTAATTTACAGTTGTGATAGCTGCAGCTAAATATCTTTACATTCTAATAAGTCATGTCAATACACAACCATGCTGCTTTTCCTGACAGGATATTAACATATGTGCTGTTTTCCTCCCGAGTTTCTGTAGCTTAGGCTTTAAATTATCAGAGGTAAAGGGGAAAGAAGTGTTGGGAAGCTgagcacatttactcaagtaggtATACTCTTACTTTTCTATTTTACCacatttctttgctttttaaatccATTACATTTAATTAAGTTACTTGGTACTTTACAGATAGTGTAAAGCTAGGTGTAGATATTTGAActtaatttggaaaaaaaaaataaatcattttgtcAAAAAGCTAAGTGACGAACTGAaattaacacacaaaaaaaaaaagttttaaaggcATTTTAAATCGTATAGTCGACAAATCTCCGTATAGCTGGTTATGGTGAGGTAAGGTAGATacaatttcttaaaaaaataaataaaaaaaaaacttttaaatggGATGATTTGGCAAATTTTGTGCATAAGAAATTAACCGTGCAGTTTCATGAGATATATAATAAAATTTAATGAATTAAtattgctttaaaaataaatatttttagatttttaccGGCATTTAGTTGGTATTTCTATTCACACCTACTGAAAGCTTTAGCCATGTGCGTCACTGCTGTTCTGGTGACAAATCAGTGTAACAGCTGACTGGATGTGGAGTAAACATCCGCTTTTATGGCCTAAAAAGGCTTCCATATAAATAATGAAATGCCTAATTAACCCATTGCGTCATTAATTTCACAACTATAACATAGCCAGCGTTTTTATAGTGCACAGTGCATACGCTGCTGATGGGAAAGTCAGCAATATATTGCTCACAGCTAACGGCTAAACTCCTGTTTCCCGGGTAACTGTGGCGTCATCATGCGTCATCATCATAGACAGACGCCTTGGAATTTTTCTCACTGATGAAACGTTACATCCGCATCGTGATAGAACGCCGTTGCTAGGAAACAGCGGTCTGCTTTAACTTTGCAAACACTTCCTAATTCCACAGGCAGTGGTGGTTGAAGCAATGAGCTCCTTTAGTTTATAAGTACGTAGTATTACTATAATATAGTGCATGCAGCAGAATGGCAGCATTTTATTGTAGTAGGTCGAGATGGAGCTGAGTTTAACTGCTTTAGTTAGTTAAATGTTGTTAAGTAGAAGTACAAATCCACTGAAGATGTAGAGTAGGAGTAACAAAACGGAGGTACTCACAGAAAGgtcaagtaggttttcacatacgAATAATTtactttggtgttttggtgcaaAGACAACAAATATACATATAGAATCGGTGGAAACTTTATAAGTATACTGTaactgttcaaggcaggaatgtgcaaaatatattttagtggaTGTCCAAGAATCAAGAATAAAAACAATGCAATGTACAGAGACAGGAGTGCAAAATATTGGCAGATTAAGTATTTCAACTTGTGCAAATCTGCGTTTTACTTTCCATTATTGACAACAGGTAATTAGCGAGACCATTTTCTTTGCTTTATACCTCTTAACCTCTTCTATTACAAACATTAGCATCTAAAACACAAGCGGTTCAAACGTAAAACCCTAGCTGATGCCCCATAGAGCGTGTTGTTATTTCTGCTGCGCCTTTTTTCTGATATGTACGGTAACGTATCTTTACGACTGGTTGCGTCATACCGAAGTGTCTGGAACACTTTACGACACTGTTGATGTCCGAGGCTTTCgttttctccagcggatgtgTGCAGTTAGCATCTGTTTTAAAGTTATGATTTAGTTTTCTACAGAAGTTGTTGTTAAATgagtgtttttgatttgtttcGCGGGTTCTTCGGAGTACCTGGAGGCCATTATCGTGGCCGAAGGTAAGTTTATGGAGTCAAAGTCAGGTACACAGCTGCCTCTctgagctaagctaagctaacagaaGTTGGCTAACTTGGTACCTGCACTGCATGCTGTTGGGTTAGTTAGGTAATGAAACAGCTTTAAGTAGGGAGATTAGTGTTTCTGTGCCAGGATGACCACAGGGGTCCCTCACCATCTGCCACCAGGGTTGCTTTTTATTTAGCATGACTTTAAAGAGTGACCTCGACATTAATACGATTGAGTGCTTTAACCAAACTTTGTTGACGTAACAGTTGGTCAGTTGACGTAACGGTACCAAACCTAAAGCAAGATTTAATAACCAATGTACATGAATGACATAGTTACTCATTAATTTTCCTTATTGTGATGTACCAGGGACCCCTTCTTCGATGCCATGACacatgatgatgacgatgacgacgatgatgatgatgatgctgctgATGAAGATGGATTTTACTATGATGGGTTCCGGGGGGAGCAGCAGGACCCCTTTGACAGTGCTTTGAGGTTTGGCTTCAGCTTTGGCCCCGACGGGATGAGGATCCAGGAGCCTCCAGTGTTTGGTCAGGTGCTCAGGGAGATGGAGGAGATATTCTCCCAGCTGGGCCGCTGGGATGGACAGCCAGGCTCTGGACACCTGGGTATGAAAACTGAGCCTTGGTACAGGATTTTACAGCTTATCTCAGTctattaaaacaacaaacaaatggaCCCTTGACCTAGCTCTGACACCACTTGTAGCCTATACACTAAAGGTGTCACTAAGTGTCTATAAGAGAAGATTGCACTATTCAATTGTGGAAAAGTGCCTTTAGCCAGTCAAAccaggagctgtatgcacaaacacactgagaacACTCTCACATAGCtcctactgtttttttttttagtaaggagtcATAGCTTAGGAGTGAGATAGTAAAGTTCTCAAAGCTACTCTAAGaaaggaagagacagaaacttttatcccagtgaggaggtgtggttgaccctgttgccaGGCATGACACATTCtcttaacagatgtgattggctgTCAGAGACACACCCATTTGTGAGCCTTCAaagtgtggacacccagtggaaatgaaatgaactgctgactgtgaaagtgttgtcattgttgatGTGGTCaatctgctgatggaaggtttaGACAGTCCCaaatcatcactgctgcactgttggatttttccagttttccaaatatcttagtatTGACAGCATGTTATTTCTGGCATTGAAGcgttaggtgggaaatgtgtgcgtaTCCCTACTGAGATCAGCCACACATATTATCCCTGCATAATCTAAACTGTAGCATTTCATTGACTCACTAGATCTAGTCTTAACTTTTTAGGGGAGAATTCTAAGAAAACGTCAACTCGAAGAATGGTCTTAAAATTtcatcactaggagcaactctttgtattggaagctttgtgaatatggctCCTGGTCTGTCAGAGGTTCAGCAGAGTGGAATACAATTCCAACTCACATCAGACATGTTAACATCTTTCAGGAATAAATTAAACAGTGGATGATTAACACATATACATGTCAGCACTAAACTATTTTGCTTATACCATCCCATTGTCCTGCTTGTTTGTAGTGTTGTTCAGTATTTGTATATGtcactactgctactactactttAAACAACTGTGTGTCCTTTTCTAATCTTTTCTCACTGTTCCATCTCTCAAACAAACTAAACATTTGCAATTCTCAGTTGTAGATTGAGTCATGTCTCCCTCATGTTCTAGATGTTCCCAGTATCATGCCGCCACCACCTCAGGACAGAGCAGAGAGGGGCGGAGCAGAATCCAGTAGGAACCCCCTCAGAGACTTCATGCTCAAATCTCCTGACAACAACCCACAAGGACCCCAAGCGGGGCCATCTAGAGAGCCTAGCCACCCGTCTCATGAGTCGCCAGAATTTCCTAGCTCACCATTCCACGGCTGGACACCTTTTTCAAAGGTGAAAATGATAGTTGCTCCCACTTTTCCAGCAATACTTTGTTTCTGTGGCAGCATTAAGTGTTACTGGTCACTGTTATGTATCAACTTTCCTGTGATGTCTTCACAGTTTAATGATATTTGGAGAAGAGAACCACAGAGAGCGCCAGAGGAGGAGCGCAAAGAAGACAGAGGTAGGCGATATTTTTAATGCTTcagtaaaagaaaagaagaatatGACTTTGCTCTGCTCTCCAACTGATTGCCCGTCCCCATCCTTCCCATCCAGATCTGGACTCTGCCGTGTCATCTCGGGGCTTGGATGAGATTCTgacgccacctgctggtcaggCACCAAACCAGCCCAGGACTCGCTCATTCTTCCAGTCAGTCATTGTCACCAAGGTGGTGAAGCCTGATGGGGTGAGACAAACAGTTTATTCTGATTTTATTACTAATCATGTACTTTCATCCTCTTGTAACCACTTGgttgtattttactgttttgatgTCTGTCAGACTGTAGAGGAGAGGCGAACAGTTCGAGACGGCCAAGGCAATGAAGAGACCACAGTGACCCGCTCAGGAGGTCCTGGTAGCCTGGAGGGACCAGACCATCAAACTGGACCTGTCATACCAGGTCAGTGTGTACATACAGGGTGTttataattattaattgtgcatgtttttgtttttagagtTTTCTGGCTATTGTAGTAGCTTGATCTAGTTCTAATggattcttgtttttatttcaggtcGTCAGAACCCATTTTCAGACATGCGGGATGATGACTCATTGTTCTCCAAGTTCTTTGGAGGGTTTAAATAACATGTAAAGTGGAGCATATTCATCGGACCGGGCGACCCCAGCTTTTGTTCCTTGAACATATTTCAGTCTATGAGTGTTTCTGTAGAGCTGTGAGTTCGCATATGTATAGGATACATCTGTATATGGACAGAACACCTGCATGACCTTCGGTTGCCAAAATGAATGTGTTGGATCAGGTTCTCCGGTCTGTTTAAGGTCACATAGAGTTTCAACTCATATAGACTAGAAGCTGCCAATCCCGTAGACTAGTGAACGAATCAAGAGACTTCAGAAAGTAATCACttcacaaatatatattttatttttgaattgtTGTGTAAGATAACCTTGTatggatgtgagtgtgtgatatGTCAAATAAAGAGTCTTAATATATTTACACAATTGTTGTTTGCCTGTTGGAGTAGTCAGTTTAGGGTACTCACTTTAAAGGTGCAGGTTATGACATTCAGAGTATTATTATAGCTGCAAACAACTATTTGGAATTTAAAGAtttagtggagtaatggcgccTTGAACAGAGAATAAAGTCACTCTCCCTCTGCTCATGCAAAGGTTACTGCTGATCATGGCATCCTGACCCCTCGGTGGTGGAGCTGCACAATCGGGCAAGCGTAGCACCCACAGTCCAGGTTGCTAGTTTGCATTTCTTAGGATagcaaaggcatgacccaccctcctctgcctcactctgcCTCTGAATGGCTAACCCTAATCTCACTCCtcttgcttaaacctaaccaatgcAACCAACAAAGGAAACAACCACTGGCCCTATCGGAGGGAGAGTAGGGCGGATCATGCCTTCACTATCCTAGAAAAAGCAAGTTCGCAACCCCCTCtctggtatttatttatttattttatttatttatttatttatttcgatCACGTAAACAACaatgtacaaaaaataaaaataaaataataaataaagcacacatatatacatacatacatacatatacacagtacctaaataataataatcataaggAAATaagtgtacaaaaaaaaaatgtgtacacAAAACAGTAACATCTCGTAAGCAACGTAGTTTACATGAGCGAAAGGGAGTAGGAAGAAGTATACACTTATCTAATCCTACCCCTATAATCTTAACTATTAATATGTTCTAATTACTTTcatagcacaaaaacaaaaggaatatttatttcattccttCATTACACTATGTATCATTTCCTACcacattttaattcaaataGCAAGCAAACACCTTGTGTAAATTATTCAATGTACCTCTGGAGAATCATttctttatgtctcttttaAACAGAATTATActcaaaatgttttgattttagTGCTCAAATTATTCCACAGTTTTACTCCACAAATGGTGATACAGAAACTTTTCTTTGTTGTGAGCTCTGCCAACCTTTAGATTTGATTTCTCTCTTAAATCATAACCTTGTCTCTTTCATGAAACATTCTCTGAATATTTCTTGGTAGCAGATAGTTCCTTGCTTTATATAAAACTTGGGCTGTTTTATGCTCAACCAGATCAAACAGTTTTAGAGTTTTAGACTTCCAGAATAAGTCATTGGTGTGTGCCCCATAATCAACCCTGTGAATAATTCTCATTGCTCTTTTTTGTAGTATGAAAAGTGGCTGAAGTGCAGTTTTGTATGTATTTCCCCATGTCTCTATACAGTACTCTAAATAAGGAAGAATCAGTGAATTGTACAGCATATAGAGTGATTTATGATCTAGGACATGCTTTGCTTTAACCAGAACTGAAATGCTGCGAGACAGTTTAGATTTAATATGTTTGATGTGAGGTTTCCAGCAAATTTTGTCATCTATTATCACTCCCAGGAATTTATTTTGATGTACTCTTTCAATGTTTACACCATCTATTTGTACCTGTATTTGATCGTGTATTTTACAATTTCCAAATaacatgatttttgttttgttcagatTTAGTGAAAGTTTATTCTTATCAAACCATTTTTTGATTTTCCTTAACTCTGAAGTGATGACATCCAAAAGTTGTTGCAAACTCTCACcagaacaaaaaatatttgtgtaatctgcaaataaaatacatttagctAAACTAGACACATTACAGATGTCATTAATATACAGGACAAAGAGTTTCGGTCCCAAcactgacccctgggggacaccacaTGCAATATCCAGACATTCTGATGAGCGGTCTCCCATCTTTACATATTGCTGCCTGTTTCTCAAATAACTTCTCACCCAATTCAAGGGAACCCCCCTAATCCCATATTGCTCCAATTTATTAATCAATCTATcgtggtcaattgtgtcaaatgccttTTTTAGGTCAACGAATACTCCTGCTACATATTGCTTTTTATCTATGGAATCTGTGATAGCTTCTATGAGTTCTGTTAAAGCAAGCGATGTTGAATGGTTTGATCTGAATCCATATTGACTGTTGCTGAGTAAGTTGTGTTTTTCTATAAAACTGTCCAATCTGTTGTTAAAAAGTTTTTCTAGTATTTTTGAGAATTgaggaagaagagaaacaggCCTGTAATTTGTAAAGTGGTGACGATCCCCGGTTTTGTACAGCGGTGTTACTTTTGCTAGTTTCATTTTATGAGGAAATTGCCCAGTTTGGATAGATAAATTGAAGATATGAGTGAGTGGTTTAGAAATCCCAGCAATAACcctttttactgttttcataTCTATATCATGACAGTCAGATGAcaacttgtttttacatttattaacaATTTctataatttctttttcttctattGCTCTGAGGAACATAGAAGAAGAATTCCTTTCTATGACCTCCTCATTGATGCTTCCAGTCATTTGTGGATCGGGGATTTTTTCCGCCAATTTTGGTCCAACACTTACAAAGAAATGATTGAACTTATTAACCACCTCCTCCATATTATCAATCTTTAAATCattatcaataaaatattcaggGTAATTAGTCTGTCTAGGGCCATTTCTTATTATACTGttcaaaatattccaaatacctttaatattgtttttgttattttctaatCTTTCATTATAATATTCCTTTTTACGTATTCTCATTATGTTAGTtaacttatttttatattttttatatttgttttcagCTTCTGTTGTTCGATGTTTTAAAAATTCTCGatataatgtgtttttctttttacaagcGTTTTGAATTCCCTTTGTGATCCACTGATTATctttatgattttgtttttttctgtattgtttAATTGGACAATTTTTATCATAAAGtacacaaaacattttcaaaaattcGTCGTATGCTTTGTTGctgtctttttctttatatATTCGTTCCCAGTCTTGTGCTAGCAAATCATTACTTAATTTAACCATAGACTCTTCTGTCTTAACCCTTCTATATTGTAGTTTGTTATCCTGTTGGTTGTTTATGTGGCTATTGCTGTAAGTTGTAAAAACAGGCAAGTGGTCACTGATATCACAAACTAACAGTCCACTCACTGTGTCATTGTCTATTTGATTAGTAAAGATATTATCAATGAGTGAGGCACTATGGGAGGTAATGTGACTGGGTCTGGTGATTTTAGGATATAGGCTTAAGCTGTATAGAGTATTGATAAATTCctctgtcattttgtgtttattatggTTTATTAAGTTGATGTTAAAGTCACCACAGATAAACATAACTTTCTGACTTACTCTTGAGAAATTTTCCTCCATCCAGTCCCTGAACAAGTCTATGTTTGAACTTGGTGTTCTGTATATACAGCTCACAAtgatatttttctttctctccagtACAATTTCTATAGTAACACATTCAAGAAGATTATCCACTACTACTGacagcttttcatcgaccttgaAATTAAATTTCCTGTCCACAAACAAAGCAACACCATCACCattcttgttttttctgtttacataGACCAATTCATATCCATCCAGTTCAAAGTGAATAACCCGTTCACTGTTCATCCAGGTTTCTGATACAGCAATGATGCTGAAAGGCTGTTTGATCTGGCTtaagatgtattttatgtttt
This genomic window contains:
- the hax1 gene encoding HCLS1-associated protein X-1, producing the protein MSVFDLFRGFFGVPGGHYRGRRDPFFDAMTHDDDDDDDDDDDAADEDGFYYDGFRGEQQDPFDSALRFGFSFGPDGMRIQEPPVFGQVLREMEEIFSQLGRWDGQPGSGHLDVPSIMPPPPQDRAERGGAESSRNPLRDFMLKSPDNNPQGPQAGPSREPSHPSHESPEFPSSPFHGWTPFSKFNDIWRREPQRAPEEERKEDRDLDSAVSSRGLDEILTPPAGQAPNQPRTRSFFQSVIVTKVVKPDGTVEERRTVRDGQGNEETTVTRSGGPGSLEGPDHQTGPVIPGRQNPFSDMRDDDSLFSKFFGGFK